A genomic window from Brassica oleracea var. oleracea cultivar TO1000 chromosome C8, BOL, whole genome shotgun sequence includes:
- the LOC106308542 gene encoding uncharacterized protein At3g43530-like: MTNKLKRWGRPKQLDNIKLSRMQGFRMQREMVTYADVEKQMLAMKGKPAQDHQKMAVMYFLASILVGGRKSGEGATPVDSFLLTGVDDLDVCLTFPWGRYAFEQNLEDVSSFLEKCKGVVPTSWLLAFEAIPSVRKHFRETVKTAHADCPWMCKMQYKCIGGTKPQDIESILVATAAEKEILERMGMDKEICWADDDDDAAVDAPVEGPTIPAIGESAEADADSVEAPDVDALKELEGRLMNAIRDGLKEVNKKFESLGNQLTLLEKEVMSLAMSVPDAAGVLDIAKQMQSEHGEGNDEEDGSL, encoded by the exons ATGACGAACAAGCTGAAGAGATGGGGGAGACCCAAGCAACTCGACAACATCAAACTGAGTCGCATGCAGGGATTCCGCATGCAGAG GGAAATGGTTACATATGCTGACGTGGAGAAGCAGATGTTGGCAATGAAAGGAAAGCCAGCTCAGGATCATCAGAAGATGGCTGTTATGTACTTCTTAGCCAGCATCCTCGTCGGAGGCCGAAAGAGTGGAGAGGGAGCAACACCTGTGGACAGTTTCTTACTGACTGGTGTTGATGACCTTGATGTGTGCTTAACGTTCCCTTGGGGACGGTATGCATTCGAACAAAACTTGGAGGATGTATCTAGCTTCTTGGAGAAGTGCAAGGGGGTTGTGCCGACGAGTTGG TTGTTGGCCTTTGAGGCAATTCCAAGCGTGAGGAAGCATTTCCGAGAAACTGTGAAAACTGCACACGCTGATTGTCCGTGGATGTGCAAGATGCAGTACAAATGCATAGGTGGAACGAAG CCACAGGATATTGAGAGTATATTAGTAGCAACAGCAGCTGAGAAGGAAATTCTGGAAAGAATGGGGATGGACAAGGAAATTTGTTGGGCCGATGACGACGATGATGCAGCAGTTGATG CTCCGGTTGAAGGTCCCACCATTCCTGCTATTGGAGAATCTGCTGAGGCTGATGCAGATTCGGTGGAGGCTCCTGATGTTGACGCTTTAAAAGAGCTCGAAGGTCGGCTTATGAATGCAATCCGAGATGGTTTGAAGGAAGTGAACAAAAAATTTGAATCATTGGGTAACCAACTAACTCTTCTAGAAAAAGAAGTGATGAGCCTTGCGATGAGTGTTCCCGATGCTGCTGGTGTTCTAGATATTGCTAAGCAAATGCAGAGTGAACATGGTGAGGGTAATGATGAGGAAGATGGTAGTTTGTAA
- the LOC106308543 gene encoding uncharacterized protein LOC106308543, whose product MSFPHFPGPRYNIDTSNCAEFLNALFENARKLSLLPMLDVVIDKMAEWFNRQMKDAAAGLSTRKLVPFVENKIHKRVPKGQKLIVTPLNTFELEYSVIGKDGKTYIVDLHQKKCSCRKFDIDRYPCALSIGADVKCLKHDRPLELSDMYDIISPNYLTKVWALAYRRTIYLVPHMSEWMVPKDIAEQCPLPPEYTKKGKNSGKKVSFGWRTWAPYQ is encoded by the coding sequence ATGTCATTTCCCCATTTCCCCGGTCCAAGGTACAACATAGACACCTCTAATTGTGCGGAGTTTTTGAATGCGCTTTTTGAGAATGCACGAAAGTTATCTTTACTGCCTATGCTTGATGTAGTTATTGATAAAATGGCCGAGTGGTTCAACAGACAAATGAAGGATGCAGCAGCCGGACTGTCTACTCGAAAATTGGTTCCTTTTGTGGAAAACAAAATTCATAAAAGAGTACCGAAAGGTCAAAAACTCATAGTGACTCCGCTAAACACTTTTGAGCTTGAATACAGTGTTATTGGAAAGGACGGGAAGACTTATATTGTTGATTTGCATCAGAAAAAGTGCAGCTGCAGGAAGTTCGATATAGATAGATACCCATGTGCCCTTTCAATAGGCGCTGACGTTAAGTGTTTGAAGCATGATAGACCACTAGAGTTGAGTGACATGTATGATATAATCTCGCCTAATTACTTGACTAAAGTGTGGGCTTTGGCGTATCGAAGGACTATATATCTAGTCCCTCATATGTCTGAATGGATGGTTCCAAAAGATATCGCTGAACAGTGTCCCTTACCGCCAGAGTACACGAAAAAAGGGAAGAACTCAGGAAAAAAAGTTTCCTTCGGTTGGCGAACGTGGGCCCCGTACCAATAA